The following coding sequences are from one Verrucomicrobiia bacterium window:
- the phoU gene encoding phosphate signaling complex protein PhoU: MSQHFEQEVDHLKRQLLTMASHAENAVRRAVKALLEQNRQLAVEVVQDDAVLDRFEVEIDELAIQALAKAPLASDLRLVTRAMKISHELERIGDAATTIARRAQALPAGLPLDEFADIPRLQQLVLQMLKEALDAFVQREPERARAVIPQDKEVDQLNKEAHRNLGDYLQQQPSATPWALHLMAITKSLERIGDHAKNIAEDVVYLYEGRDIRHGGDTTAGAATGRQDNQPKL, translated from the coding sequence ATGTCCCAGCATTTTGAGCAGGAAGTGGATCACCTGAAACGGCAGCTTCTGACCATGGCCAGCCATGCCGAAAACGCCGTGCGCCGCGCCGTCAAGGCCCTCCTGGAGCAGAACCGCCAACTGGCGGTGGAGGTGGTGCAGGATGACGCCGTGCTGGACCGTTTCGAGGTGGAAATTGACGAGCTGGCCATTCAAGCCCTGGCCAAGGCGCCCCTGGCCAGCGATTTGCGCCTGGTCACCCGAGCCATGAAAATCTCCCACGAGCTGGAGCGCATCGGGGATGCCGCCACCACCATCGCCCGCCGGGCCCAGGCGCTGCCGGCCGGTTTGCCGCTGGATGAGTTTGCGGACATCCCGCGGCTGCAGCAACTGGTGCTGCAGATGCTCAAGGAGGCGCTGGACGCCTTTGTCCAGCGCGAGCCGGAGCGCGCCCGGGCCGTGATCCCGCAGGACAAGGAGGTGGACCAGCTCAACAAGGAGGCGCATCGCAACCTGGGCGATTACCTGCAACAGCAGCCTTCGGCCACCCCCTGGGCCTTGCACCTTATGGCCATCACCAAAAGCCTGGAGCGCATTGGTGATCACGCCAAAAACATTGCCGAGGATGTGGTTTATTTGTATGAAGGACGTGACATCCGCCACGGCGGCGACACGACGGCGGGCGCGGCCACCGGGCGGCAAGACAACCAACCCAAGCTTTGA
- a CDS encoding response regulator transcription factor gives MKPKILVVDDEPDAVELIEFNLKGAGFDVISADDGAEAVQKARSAQPNLIILDVMLPEMDGMEVCKTLRRDPATAKIPIIMLTAKAAEIDRVLGLELGADDYVTKPFSPRELVLRVKNMLRRGQPVEEKQEQIRAGDLVIDIPRHQVSVKGKKVELTATEFRLLTVLAQRRGRVQSRDQLLQDVWEYDNLIDTRTVDTHMRRLREKLGPAARYLDTIRGVGYRFTDE, from the coding sequence ATGAAACCCAAAATCCTGGTCGTGGATGATGAACCCGATGCTGTCGAGCTGATCGAGTTTAATCTTAAAGGCGCCGGATTTGATGTCATTAGCGCCGATGACGGTGCCGAAGCCGTGCAAAAAGCCCGTTCGGCCCAGCCCAATTTGATCATTCTGGATGTCATGCTGCCGGAGATGGACGGCATGGAAGTGTGCAAAACCCTGCGCCGCGATCCTGCCACCGCCAAAATCCCCATCATCATGCTCACCGCCAAGGCGGCGGAAATTGACCGCGTGCTGGGGCTGGAGCTGGGCGCCGATGATTATGTCACCAAGCCTTTCAGCCCCCGCGAGCTGGTCTTGCGCGTGAAAAATATGCTCCGCCGCGGGCAGCCCGTGGAGGAAAAGCAGGAGCAAATTCGCGCCGGCGACCTGGTAATTGACATCCCCCGGCATCAAGTGTCGGTAAAAGGCAAAAAGGTCGAGCTGACGGCCACCGAGTTTCGCCTGCTGACGGTGTTGGCGCAGCGCCGCGGACGCGTGCAATCCCGCGACCAGCTTCTGCAAGATGTGTGGGAATACGACAACCTGATTGACACACGCACGGTGGACACGCACATGCGGCGCCTGCGTGAAAAGCTTGGGCCGGCGGCGCGGTATCTGGACACCATTCGCGGGGTGGGATATCGCTTTACCGACGAGTAG
- a CDS encoding ATP-binding protein, with product MTFFEEQWVLWLFAAGVALVVLHTWWMERRHRRERERAEREYTRQALQKQQQLQAQFQAQQEALFNSMIEGVLVLDQQGRIQLFNQSLKDLLQFSRDLRGATLIEAFRLPELESMAQRLLKECTVAAVEIELPGATPRYLQVNGSAVLDRQGRQQGAIMVFHDLTRLKQLEKTRQEFVANVSHELRTPLAMIKGFVETLLNGAKDDPAVATRFLQNIEKHTDRLTFLIEDLLTISRLESGKVVFNLRPTNLRETVQHVMEDLQTRAHDKQIRFLNQVPEDLEAWADGDRLQQVLFNLLDNAIKYGHVGGKVEVTGQRLDHGMVRLSVSDDGPGVPPESRERIFERFYRVDKARSREAGGTGLGLAIVKHIIQCHGGRAWVESELGRGSTFHVTLPADEAAARASENRRLSA from the coding sequence GTGACGTTTTTTGAGGAACAATGGGTGCTGTGGCTTTTTGCCGCCGGGGTGGCGCTGGTGGTGTTGCACACTTGGTGGATGGAGCGCCGCCACCGCCGCGAGCGCGAACGGGCCGAGCGCGAGTACACCCGCCAGGCCCTGCAAAAACAACAGCAGTTGCAGGCCCAGTTTCAGGCCCAGCAGGAGGCGCTGTTCAACAGCATGATTGAGGGGGTGCTGGTGCTCGACCAGCAGGGGCGCATCCAACTGTTCAATCAATCCCTCAAGGATTTGCTCCAGTTTTCCCGTGATCTGCGGGGGGCCACCCTCATCGAGGCCTTCCGCCTGCCCGAGCTGGAAAGCATGGCCCAGCGCCTGCTCAAGGAATGCACGGTGGCGGCGGTGGAAATTGAATTGCCAGGCGCCACCCCGCGCTATCTTCAGGTCAACGGCTCGGCGGTGTTGGACCGGCAGGGTCGGCAACAGGGGGCAATCATGGTGTTTCATGATCTGACCCGGCTCAAGCAACTGGAGAAAACCCGCCAGGAATTTGTGGCCAATGTCAGCCACGAATTGCGCACCCCGCTGGCCATGATCAAGGGCTTTGTGGAAACCCTGCTCAATGGCGCCAAAGACGACCCGGCCGTGGCCACCCGCTTCCTGCAAAACATCGAAAAACACACGGATCGCCTGACTTTCCTCATCGAGGATTTGCTCACCATCTCCCGGCTTGAGTCCGGCAAGGTGGTGTTCAATCTGCGCCCCACCAATTTGCGCGAGACGGTGCAGCATGTCATGGAGGACTTGCAGACCCGCGCCCATGACAAGCAGATCCGCTTCCTCAATCAGGTGCCCGAGGATCTGGAGGCCTGGGCCGACGGGGATCGCCTGCAACAGGTGCTGTTCAACCTCCTCGACAATGCCATCAAATACGGCCACGTGGGCGGCAAGGTGGAAGTCACCGGCCAGCGGCTGGATCATGGCATGGTGCGCCTCTCCGTATCCGATGACGGCCCCGGCGTGCCGCCGGAGTCCAGGGAGCGCATCTTCGAGCGCTTTTATCGCGTGGACAAGGCCCGCTCCCGTGAGGCGGGCGGCACCGGCCTGGGGCTGGCCATCGTCAAACACATCATCCAATGCCACGGCGGGCGGGCCTGGGTGGAGAGCGAGCTGGGCCGCGGGTCAACTTTTCATGTGACCTTGCCCGCCGATGAAGCGGCAGCCAGGGCCTCGGAAAACCGCCGGCTCAGTGCCTGA
- a CDS encoding class I SAM-dependent rRNA methyltransferase → MLSLPTVTLKPGEADRVVAGHPWIYAGSVWRVTPTPRDGEIVQVKDSRHRLLGIGFYNSRSKIHVRLLDTQRSQVDEAWFEQRLRAAWELRRRYLPQATSFRVVNAESDFLSGLIVDKYEDHLVLQISALGMDARKDMIVNALRRLFSPRAILERSETAARKFEGLEEAQGVLWGEAAPMVWARLNGLEIAADLQAGHKTGLYLDQQINYELVARLTAGARVLDCFSFVGGFALHAARAGAAHVHCLEQSPEAAAALHTNAQRNQLAERISVESVNVFDWLKAQTTTRPHEKLIPRYDVIILDPPSFTRTRASVPDALRGYKEIHLRALKLLKPGGTLVTFCCSHHVPATLFQEVITAAAADCRRVLRRVAIYTQSPDHPVLPVIPETEYLKGFAFEVAR, encoded by the coding sequence ATGTTGAGCTTGCCTACTGTCACCCTGAAACCGGGGGAGGCCGATCGCGTGGTCGCCGGACACCCCTGGATTTACGCCGGCTCCGTCTGGCGTGTCACCCCCACCCCGCGCGACGGGGAAATCGTCCAGGTCAAAGATTCCCGCCATCGCCTGCTGGGGATCGGTTTTTACAATTCCCGCTCCAAAATTCACGTGCGCCTGCTGGACACCCAGCGCAGCCAGGTGGACGAAGCCTGGTTTGAGCAGCGACTTCGCGCCGCGTGGGAGTTGCGCCGGCGTTATTTGCCGCAAGCCACCAGCTTCCGGGTCGTCAATGCGGAAAGCGACTTTCTTTCCGGGCTGATTGTGGACAAATACGAGGATCACCTCGTGCTACAGATCTCCGCGCTGGGCATGGACGCCCGCAAGGACATGATTGTGAATGCACTGCGGCGGCTGTTCTCCCCACGCGCCATCCTCGAGCGCAGCGAAACGGCCGCCCGCAAATTTGAGGGACTGGAGGAAGCGCAGGGAGTGTTGTGGGGCGAGGCGGCGCCGATGGTCTGGGCGCGGTTGAACGGCTTGGAAATAGCCGCCGACTTGCAGGCCGGCCATAAAACGGGCCTCTATCTGGACCAGCAGATCAACTACGAACTGGTGGCCCGCCTGACCGCTGGCGCCCGGGTGTTGGACTGTTTCAGTTTTGTCGGGGGATTTGCCCTGCATGCAGCGCGGGCGGGGGCGGCGCATGTGCACTGCCTGGAGCAAAGCCCGGAAGCCGCCGCCGCCCTGCACACCAACGCCCAGCGCAACCAACTGGCCGAGCGCATCTCGGTGGAGTCGGTCAACGTGTTTGACTGGCTGAAGGCGCAGACGACGACGCGCCCGCACGAGAAGCTCATTCCGCGCTATGACGTGATTATTTTGGATCCTCCCTCCTTCACGCGCACCCGGGCCTCCGTCCCCGATGCCCTCCGCGGTTACAAGGAAATTCATTTGCGGGCGCTCAAGCTCCTGAAACCGGGGGGCACCCTGGTCACCTTTTGCTGCTCGCACCACGTGCCGGCGACGCTGTTTCAGGAAGTCATTACGGCCGCGGCCGCGGACTGCCGTCGGGTCTTGCGCCGGGTGGCCATCTATACACAATCGCCGGATCATCCCGTGTTGCCGGTCATTCCGGAGACTGAGTACTTGAAGGGCTTTGCCTTTGAAGTGGCCCGTTAA
- the kdsA gene encoding 3-deoxy-8-phosphooctulonate synthase, with product MPKSDTGLWKRLSSRRELFVIAGPCVIESEALCLEVAHTLQPLCRRLGLPLVFKASFDKANRTSAKSFRGPGLEAGLEVLKEVRARTGLPVLTDVHTEEQAQMAGEVVDILQIPAFLCRQTDLIEAAVSTGRIVNLKKGQFLSPAEMLQVVRKARELGGRQLLVTERGTTFGYHNLVADMRAIAWLKQADCPVIFDATHSVQLPGGSGDKSGGQREFAPVLARAAVAAGADGVFIETHPHPEAALSDGPNMIPLAEMPAVLKSLKKLFHARS from the coding sequence ATGCCAAAGTCTGACACGGGCCTCTGGAAACGCTTGAGCAGCCGGCGCGAGTTGTTCGTCATCGCCGGGCCCTGCGTGATTGAAAGCGAGGCGTTGTGTCTGGAAGTGGCGCACACCTTGCAGCCGCTCTGTCGCCGGTTGGGGTTGCCGCTGGTGTTCAAGGCGAGTTTTGACAAGGCCAATCGCACCTCCGCCAAGTCTTTTCGCGGCCCGGGCCTGGAGGCCGGCCTCGAGGTGTTGAAGGAAGTACGCGCGCGGACCGGCCTGCCCGTGCTTACCGATGTTCATACCGAAGAACAGGCCCAAATGGCGGGCGAGGTGGTGGACATTCTCCAAATCCCGGCTTTCCTGTGCCGGCAGACGGACCTCATTGAGGCGGCGGTTTCCACCGGCCGCATTGTGAATCTCAAAAAGGGCCAGTTTCTCAGCCCCGCTGAGATGTTGCAGGTGGTGCGCAAGGCGCGCGAGCTCGGCGGCCGCCAGTTGCTGGTGACTGAGCGCGGCACGACGTTTGGCTACCACAACCTGGTGGCGGACATGCGGGCGATTGCCTGGCTCAAACAGGCGGACTGCCCGGTAATCTTCGACGCCACCCATTCAGTGCAACTGCCGGGGGGGAGCGGGGACAAATCCGGCGGCCAGCGCGAGTTTGCGCCGGTGCTGGCTCGCGCCGCCGTGGCGGCGGGCGCGGACGGGGTTTTTATTGAGACGCACCCCCACCCGGAGGCGGCCTTGAGTGACGGCCCCAACATGATCCCGCTGGCCGAGATGCCTGCGGTGTTGAAGTCCTTAAAAAAGTTGTTCCACGCGCGAAGCTGA
- a CDS encoding HAD hydrolase family protein, producing the protein MLSPQELTARLQKVRLFLCDVDGILTDGTVLMTGEEEVKQFHVFDGLGTRLLREHGGIKVGWISARPSPATTRRAQELKVDYLYQDRAPKVAAIENILQEAGCTWEEVCYMGDDIVDLGALRRAGVAVCVPDSLPEALALAHYVTRKPGGRGAVREVIELLLKAQGKWDSLLREYSA; encoded by the coding sequence ATGTTGTCTCCTCAAGAACTGACCGCCCGCCTGCAAAAAGTCCGGCTCTTCTTATGTGATGTGGATGGCATCCTGACAGATGGCACCGTTTTGATGACCGGCGAGGAGGAGGTCAAGCAATTCCATGTTTTTGATGGTCTGGGCACGCGCCTGCTGCGGGAGCACGGCGGCATCAAGGTGGGTTGGATCTCCGCCCGCCCCTCACCCGCCACCACGCGGCGGGCCCAGGAACTCAAGGTGGATTATTTATATCAGGATCGCGCCCCCAAAGTGGCCGCCATCGAGAACATTCTCCAGGAGGCCGGCTGCACCTGGGAGGAGGTGTGTTACATGGGCGATGACATTGTGGACCTTGGGGCCTTGCGCCGCGCAGGCGTGGCGGTGTGCGTGCCGGACAGCCTGCCGGAGGCTTTGGCGTTGGCTCATTATGTCACGCGCAAACCAGGTGGGCGCGGGGCGGTGCGCGAAGTCATCGAGCTGCTGCTCAAGGCTCAGGGTAAATGGGACAGCCTGTTGCGGGAGTATTCCGCATGA
- a CDS encoding LptA/OstA family protein, translating into MKKRLLPQVSWRWAGLAVLGLGLTLLAQDRPVGRVKNFAVPDYDAQNRRKAVLYGEEAISGTNGLWNIQRLRIESYAGQTNPAWVVEAPACLYHDPSRRAWSDGPLSAVSADGQLSVTGEGFDWQQMEQRLVISNQVRTLLRPGKPQPGAPPVPGLARHDLELTANRLIYEGQRSAARYSGHVRVRELLPRGATNPPVTLDCDELTIFLSTNRGGVEVIEARQGVVFTQGPARLHGELARYTASNDVIHVEGGAHWETEQMAGQADRLVFDRGRDEVRAFGNARTRLREAAPANQGKDRPPPVLELAASAVVVTLPASNRPLTSLVVTGGVTLTREDLQAGGESLHFSGTATSGVARISGQPWWRSDTAQGRAAELMVQRPGNVFSGRGRGEVTLRRGTAAEPGTNVLTIQSEEYDLAEEQAVFRGRVVAEDAQWRMEGETLKLRQDPQTRQVRAIAWEGGVTAEQRVAADSAAVPWRLQCQHLMVEMAAADARPTRLLAAGNIQLEPARLPPDTNRLAWKLQCEHLTAGLDEHQQLSGAVAEQRVYLESLPQDKATPAWAMTGERLVLTMAAGRTNQVERLSVEQQVTLRQIAGQDTRNGVWHLASQRAEVRFNPATGEAAEAQADGGVHAVQLHSNLTRVAWTLTADTARLAFGPSNRLERLQARRGVRLEQGYTTNLPPWQMQCGQVDLAFSPTNTLQQLEAREAVVITQGASRATGAVGYYRGDTEDFELRGQPSLLLVEERAVRTNGPPRQLEIEGAEVLVWNREAQTFRGRGPFRIRPGGPLRLPGQP; encoded by the coding sequence ATGAAAAAGCGCCTCCTTCCGCAAGTTTCCTGGCGCTGGGCTGGCCTGGCCGTGCTGGGCCTGGGCCTGACGCTCCTCGCCCAGGACCGGCCCGTGGGGCGGGTGAAGAATTTTGCCGTGCCCGATTACGACGCGCAAAACCGGCGCAAAGCCGTGCTTTATGGCGAGGAAGCCATCAGCGGCACCAATGGCCTGTGGAATATTCAGCGTTTGCGCATTGAAAGTTATGCCGGCCAGACCAATCCGGCCTGGGTGGTGGAAGCGCCGGCCTGTCTGTACCATGACCCTTCGCGCCGCGCCTGGTCCGACGGCCCGCTGAGCGCAGTTTCGGCTGATGGGCAATTGAGTGTGACCGGCGAGGGCTTCGACTGGCAACAGATGGAGCAGCGCCTGGTCATCTCCAACCAGGTCCGCACGCTCCTGCGTCCGGGCAAGCCGCAGCCCGGCGCGCCGCCGGTGCCCGGCCTGGCCCGGCACGATCTGGAATTGACGGCCAACCGGCTGATTTACGAGGGCCAACGCTCCGCCGCCCGCTATTCGGGCCACGTGCGCGTGCGCGAGCTGTTGCCCAGGGGGGCCACCAATCCGCCGGTAACTCTGGATTGTGATGAGTTGACGATTTTCTTGAGCACCAATCGCGGCGGCGTGGAGGTGATTGAGGCCCGCCAGGGTGTTGTCTTCACGCAGGGGCCGGCGCGACTCCATGGGGAGCTGGCCCGTTACACGGCATCCAACGATGTAATCCACGTGGAAGGGGGCGCTCATTGGGAGACGGAGCAGATGGCGGGACAGGCTGATCGGCTTGTTTTTGACCGCGGCCGGGATGAAGTGCGCGCCTTTGGCAACGCCCGCACCCGCCTGCGCGAGGCGGCCCCGGCCAATCAGGGGAAAGACCGCCCGCCGCCGGTGCTTGAGCTGGCCGCGTCGGCGGTGGTGGTGACGCTGCCCGCATCCAATCGGCCTTTAACCAGTCTCGTGGTGACCGGGGGCGTGACTCTCACCCGCGAAGATTTGCAGGCGGGGGGTGAGTCCCTTCACTTTTCCGGCACGGCTACCAGTGGGGTGGCCCGCATATCAGGCCAGCCCTGGTGGCGCTCTGACACCGCGCAAGGCCGGGCGGCGGAGTTGATGGTGCAGCGGCCCGGCAATGTTTTCTCCGGGCGGGGGAGAGGAGAGGTGACCTTGCGAAGGGGGACTGCGGCTGAACCGGGCACGAACGTTTTGACCATCCAGTCCGAAGAATATGATCTGGCGGAGGAGCAGGCCGTTTTTCGTGGCCGTGTGGTGGCGGAGGATGCCCAATGGCGGATGGAAGGCGAAACTTTAAAGTTGCGCCAGGACCCGCAAACCCGCCAGGTACGCGCCATTGCTTGGGAAGGCGGGGTCACGGCGGAACAGCGGGTGGCGGCGGATTCAGCGGCGGTGCCCTGGCGTCTGCAATGTCAACATCTGATGGTGGAAATGGCCGCGGCTGATGCGCGGCCAACACGCCTCTTGGCCGCGGGCAACATTCAGCTTGAGCCGGCGCGTCTCCCGCCCGACACCAATCGGCTGGCCTGGAAATTGCAATGCGAACATTTGACGGCGGGCCTGGACGAACACCAACAATTAAGCGGCGCGGTGGCTGAGCAACGGGTCTATCTGGAGAGCCTTCCCCAAGACAAAGCGACACCCGCCTGGGCCATGACGGGTGAGCGGTTGGTCCTGACCATGGCCGCCGGACGCACCAATCAGGTGGAACGGCTCAGTGTGGAGCAGCAGGTAACGTTGCGTCAAATTGCCGGCCAGGACACCCGTAACGGGGTGTGGCATCTGGCCAGCCAGCGCGCCGAGGTGCGCTTCAACCCCGCCACCGGCGAGGCCGCCGAAGCCCAGGCCGACGGCGGCGTGCATGCAGTGCAACTCCACTCCAACCTGACGCGGGTGGCCTGGACTTTGACCGCGGACACCGCCCGTCTCGCTTTCGGCCCCAGCAACCGGCTGGAGCGGCTGCAGGCCCGCCGCGGGGTGCGCCTGGAGCAGGGCTATACCACCAACCTGCCGCCCTGGCAGATGCAATGCGGGCAGGTGGACCTCGCGTTCAGCCCCACCAACACCCTGCAGCAACTGGAGGCCCGGGAAGCCGTGGTGATTACCCAGGGCGCCAGCCGCGCCACCGGCGCAGTAGGTTATTACCGGGGCGACACCGAGGATTTTGAACTGCGCGGCCAGCCCAGTTTGTTGTTGGTGGAGGAACGGGCTGTGCGCACCAATGGCCCGCCGCGTCAGTTGGAAATCGAGGGGGCGGAGGTCCTGGTGTGGAATCGTGAAGCGCAAACCTTCCGGGGGCGGGGTCCTTTTCGCATTCGTCCCGGCGGCCCGCTGCGCCTGCCGGGCCAGCCCTGA
- the lptB gene encoding LPS export ABC transporter ATP-binding protein codes for MALLSTEQLVKAYRGRRVVDGVSLEVNPGEIVGLMGPNGAGKTTTFNMVVGVIRPDAGQIFFEDREISHLAVHQRARLGMGYLTQEPSVFRKLTVEENILAILEVCRLDPVERQTRLKYLLEELDLTPLAKNPAYTLSGGEKRRLEITRALVTSPKLLLLDEPFVGIDPIAVYEVQKIIRRLKERGLGILITDHNVRELLKLIDRGYIIHKGRVLCHGNADFLTNDPQAREIYLGPEFNL; via the coding sequence ATGGCACTTTTAAGCACAGAACAGTTGGTGAAGGCCTATCGCGGCCGTCGCGTGGTGGACGGGGTGTCTCTGGAGGTTAATCCGGGGGAAATTGTGGGGCTGATGGGACCCAATGGCGCGGGCAAGACCACCACCTTCAACATGGTGGTGGGTGTGATTCGCCCGGATGCAGGCCAGATTTTTTTTGAGGACCGGGAGATCAGTCATTTGGCGGTGCACCAGCGCGCCCGCCTGGGCATGGGCTACCTGACTCAGGAGCCTTCCGTTTTCCGTAAATTGACCGTGGAGGAAAACATTTTAGCCATTCTTGAAGTCTGCCGCCTGGACCCCGTGGAGCGCCAGACCCGGCTGAAGTATTTATTGGAGGAGCTGGATTTGACCCCCCTGGCCAAAAACCCGGCCTATACCCTGAGCGGGGGGGAAAAGCGCCGGCTGGAAATCACACGCGCCCTGGTGACCAGCCCCAAGCTGCTGTTGTTGGATGAACCCTTTGTTGGCATTGACCCCATCGCGGTTTACGAAGTACAAAAGATCATCCGCCGCCTCAAAGAGCGCGGTTTGGGCATTTTAATCACCGATCATAACGTGCGCGAGCTGCTGAAACTGATTGACCGCGGCTATATCATTCACAAGGGGCGGGTGTTGTGCCATGGCAATGCCGACTTCCTGACAAATGATCCCCAGGCGCGGGAAATTTACCTCGGCCCGGAATTCAACCTCTAG
- the hprK gene encoding HPr(Ser) kinase/phosphatase — MRRETITVKRFFDEYHEELGLKIITGNRGLSRIIPEPTINRPGLVLAGFTEYFSYKRVQVIGNAETYYLRSCTEQQRQASYERLFSFRIPCVVFSRNLHPDNRFLAMAQERQIPIFRTHLATVTFINKATIGLEYLFAPRGTEMGSMVDILGVGVIIRGESGIGKSECVLALIERGYSLVADDITRVTLVEGHEILGSSDEKTRNFMEVRGIGIINVAQMFGVRSIRHEKRVDLVVTLMPWEKVPDVERVGMDDDYTTILGVQIPHMVIPVRPGRDLARLIEVAAFHTKLKAAGYNPAEDLNKHLLEVMSKQGPAAGQKKQLTRLRGRGN, encoded by the coding sequence ATGCGACGCGAAACCATCACGGTTAAACGTTTTTTTGATGAATACCACGAGGAGCTGGGGTTGAAGATCATCACCGGCAACCGCGGCCTCTCGCGCATCATCCCCGAACCCACCATCAACCGGCCGGGTCTGGTGCTGGCGGGTTTCACCGAGTATTTTTCCTACAAACGGGTGCAGGTCATTGGCAACGCCGAGACTTATTACCTGCGCTCCTGTACCGAACAACAGCGCCAGGCCAGTTACGAGCGGCTGTTTTCCTTCCGCATCCCGTGTGTCGTCTTCTCGCGTAATTTGCATCCCGATAACCGTTTCCTGGCCATGGCCCAGGAGCGGCAGATCCCCATTTTCCGCACCCACCTGGCCACCGTCACCTTCATCAATAAAGCTACCATCGGCCTCGAATATCTCTTTGCCCCGCGCGGCACGGAAATGGGCAGCATGGTGGATATCTTGGGCGTGGGCGTCATCATCCGGGGTGAGAGCGGCATTGGCAAAAGCGAGTGTGTGCTGGCCCTGATCGAGCGCGGTTACAGCCTGGTGGCCGATGACATTACGCGGGTCACCTTGGTGGAGGGCCATGAAATCCTCGGTTCTTCAGACGAAAAAACCCGCAATTTCATGGAAGTGCGCGGCATTGGCATCATCAACGTGGCGCAGATGTTTGGCGTGCGCAGCATCCGCCACGAGAAACGGGTGGATTTGGTGGTGACCCTGATGCCCTGGGAAAAAGTCCCGGACGTGGAGCGCGTGGGCATGGATGACGATTATACCACGATCTTGGGGGTGCAAATCCCTCACATGGTCATCCCCGTGCGACCGGGCCGGGATTTGGCGCGCCTGATTGAAGTGGCAGCCTTTCATACCAAACTCAAGGCCGCCGGTTACAACCCGGCCGAGGACCTGAACAAACACTTGCTGGAGGTCATGTCCAAACAAGGACCTGCCGCCGGCCAGAAAAAACAGTTGACAAGACTGCGGGGACGCGGCAATTAG
- a CDS encoding HPr family phosphocarrier protein, translated as MSKTKKTGAGEITKEMVVTNKLGIHARPAAMFVKKASQFRSEILVEKDGETVNGKSIMGMMMLAAGYGSRLHVHACGEDAAEAIQTLEELLKRKFDEE; from the coding sequence ATGAGCAAAACCAAAAAGACCGGTGCGGGCGAGATCACCAAGGAAATGGTGGTCACCAATAAACTGGGCATTCATGCCCGGCCGGCCGCCATGTTTGTCAAGAAGGCCAGCCAATTCCGCTCGGAAATCCTCGTGGAAAAAGACGGGGAAACCGTCAATGGCAAGAGCATCATGGGCATGATGATGCTGGCGGCCGGCTACGGCAGCCGCCTGCATGTTCATGCCTGCGGCGAGGACGCCGCCGAGGCCATTCAGACCTTGGAAGAGCTGCTCAAGCGCAAATTTGACGAGGAATAG
- the pilM gene encoding pilus assembly protein PilM, protein MALPFLKSSAKQRDHIVAVDLGVRTTKAVYLQRRGGAYALAGYTLQDAPIYEKSLSSEILAEHLKQVIPALGARTKQLIVALGVTDAIVRQAELPMQGLPEMRQMLKFNSKGYLQQDYPGHVWDCYILPPKGELGGEKKGVPKVKVLAGGAKQTLLNDVVTAVKTAGFVPDMVVPGLIGPINAFEVAMPEVFAKEVVALVDIGFKNTSISILSMGEMVLSRVVGLGGDKITAGLAESKGITYAEAEGIKIGIPEEVSAELEPLIIPLGRELRASIDFFEHQEDKTVSQVFVSGASASSDFLVQCLQNELMVPCKRWNPISGFQLALTGEALAMAESAAPKLAVAVGAAASGMN, encoded by the coding sequence ATGGCTTTGCCATTTCTCAAAAGTTCGGCCAAACAACGCGATCACATTGTGGCGGTGGACTTGGGGGTGAGAACTACCAAAGCCGTTTATTTGCAACGCCGCGGAGGGGCTTACGCCCTGGCGGGTTACACCCTGCAAGACGCCCCCATTTATGAGAAGTCTCTGTCCAGTGAAATCCTGGCTGAGCACCTGAAACAGGTCATTCCCGCGCTGGGAGCGCGCACCAAGCAACTGATTGTGGCCTTGGGGGTCACAGATGCCATTGTGCGCCAGGCCGAACTGCCCATGCAGGGCCTGCCGGAAATGCGGCAGATGCTGAAGTTTAATTCCAAAGGCTACCTGCAGCAGGATTATCCCGGCCATGTTTGGGACTGCTACATTCTGCCTCCCAAGGGCGAACTCGGCGGGGAAAAAAAGGGGGTGCCCAAAGTCAAGGTGTTGGCCGGCGGGGCCAAACAAACCCTGTTGAACGATGTGGTGACCGCAGTAAAGACCGCCGGCTTCGTACCCGACATGGTGGTGCCGGGGTTGATTGGCCCCATCAATGCGTTTGAGGTGGCGATGCCTGAGGTTTTTGCCAAGGAAGTCGTGGCCCTGGTGGACATTGGCTTCAAAAACACTTCCATTTCCATCCTTTCCATGGGGGAGATGGTGCTCAGCCGTGTGGTGGGGCTGGGCGGTGACAAAATCACGGCCGGTCTGGCGGAGTCCAAGGGCATCACCTACGCCGAGGCGGAGGGCATCAAAATTGGCATACCGGAGGAAGTCAGCGCGGAGTTGGAGCCTTTGATCATTCCGCTGGGGCGGGAATTGCGCGCCTCTATTGACTTTTTCGAGCATCAGGAGGATAAAACCGTGAGCCAGGTTTTTGTATCGGGGGCGTCGGCCAGCTCGGACTTTTTGGTGCAATGCCTCCAAAATGAATTAATGGTGCCATGCAAACGGTGGAATCCCATCAGCGGTTTTCAGTTGGCCCTGACCGGCGAGGCGCTGGCCATGGCGGAAAGTGCGGCCCCCAAACTGGCGGTGGCGGTGGGCGCGGCTGCCAGCGGCATGAATTAA